The Primulina tabacum isolate GXHZ01 chromosome 7, ASM2559414v2, whole genome shotgun sequence genome includes a window with the following:
- the LOC142552056 gene encoding cytochrome P450 98A3-like, with product MALPLIFIACLIIFIGYKLNKRLRFKLPPGPRPRPIVGNLYDIKPVFVRCFTEWAQVYGPIFSVYLGSHLNVVVNSAELAKQVLKDNDQQLAYRNRTRTISRFSKNGMDLIWADYGPHYVKVRKLCTLELFSMKRVEALRPIREDEVTFMIESIYKDSIKPENKGEALELREYMGMAAFLHVTRLSFGKRFMDSNGVVDKQGQELKYILDNSIKLGSKKSFSDFLPWFRFLFKSENAALDEHDTIANNFTIKIMEEHTLARKKTGSTKSHFVDALLTLQKEYELSDDTIISLLWDMVSAGMDTVTITVEWGMAELVRNPRVQQKIQEELDRVIGQDRIMTEADIPNLPYLQCVVKECFRVHPPTPLLLPHRANSNVKIGGYDIPKGATVNVNLWSLARDPEVWKDPLEFRPERFLEEDIDMKGTDYRLLPFGSGRRICPGAQLAINFVTSMLGHMLHHFTWTMPEGMGPEDIDMNEQPGLVIYMKTPLKAVPTSRLSGDLCKRVAVGNV from the exons ATGGCTCTCCCACTGATATTCATCGCATGTCTCATAATTTTTATAGGTTACAAACTCAACAAACGCCTTCGTTTCAAGCTCCCACCCGGCCCACGTCCTCGCCCCATCGTCGGGAACCTTTACGACATCAAACCCGTCTTCGTGCGCTGCTTCACCGAGTGGGCTCAAGTCTACGGCCCCATTTTTTCTGTGTACCTCGGATCCCATCTAAATGTTGTGGTTAACTCGGCAGAGTTAGCCAAACAAGTCTTGAAAGACAACGATCAGCAGCTGGCTTATAGGAACAGGACTAGAACGATTTCAAGGTTCAGCAAGAATGGCATGGACTTGATATGGGCTGATTATGGTCCTCACTATGTAAAGGTTAGGAAATTGTGTACTCTTGAGCTTTTCTCGATGAAGAGGGTTGAGGCTTTGAGGCCCATCAGAGAAGATGAGGTTACCTTCATGATCGAGTCCATTTACAAAGACAGCATTAAGCCTG AAAATAAGGGAGAGGCTTTGGAGCTGCGCGAGTACATGGGAATGGCAGCATTCCTGCACGTTACAAGATTGAGTTTCGGAAAGAGGTTTATGGACTCAAATGGGGTAGTTGACAAACAGGGGCAAGAATTGAAATACATTTTGGACAATTCGATTAAGTTGGGGTCCAAGAAATCATTTTCAGACTTTCTCCCATGGTTTAGGTTCTTGTTCAAGTCTGAAAACGCTGCACTGGACGAGCATGACACTATAGCGAATAACTTCACCATTAAGATAATGGAGGAACACACTCTTGCACGCAAGAAGACCGGGAGCACCAAGAGCCATTTCGTGGATGCATTGCTAACTCTTCAAAAGGAGTATGAACTCAGCGACGACACCATTATTTCTCTCCTTTGG gatATGGTGTCAGCGGGAATGGACACTGTCACTATCACTGTGGAATGGGGGATGGCGGAGTTGGTGAGGAACCCAAGAGTTCAACAAAAAATTCAAGAAGAACTCGATCGTGTAATCGGTCAGGATCGTATCATGACAGAAGCCGACATCCCGAATCTCCCCTACCTACAATGCGTGGTGAAGGAGTGCTTTCGGGTGCACCCTCCGACACCTTTATTACTCCCTCACCGGGCAAATTCCAATGTCAAGATTGGCGGTTACGACATCCCCAAAGGAGCCACCGTGAACGTCAACCTCTGGTCCCTCGCTCGGGATCCTGAGGTATGGAAGGACCCCCTCGAATTCAGGCCTGAGAGGTTCCTTGAGGAGGACATTGACATGAAGGGCACTGATTATCGGTTACTCCCATTCGGGTCAGGGAGACGTATCTGCCCCGGTGCGCAACTCGCCATCAACTTCGTGACGTCCATGTTGGGGCACATGCTGCACCATTTCACTTGGACTATGCCGGAAGGAATGGGGCCTGAAGATATAGACATGAATGAGCAACCGGGATTGGTTATCTACATGAAAACGCCTTTGAAAGCTGTTCCAACTTCAAGATTGTCTGGCGATTTGTGCAAGCGTGTCGCCGTGGGAAATGTTTGA
- the LOC142552054 gene encoding cytochrome P450 98A2-like: protein MALPLLILAFLTVFVAYKLYQRFQFKLPPGPRPLPIVGNLYDFKPVLVRCFQDWSKVYGPIVSVFFGSQHSVIVHTPELAKQVLKDNDLQLAYRNRTRQIAKVSRNGMDLIWSDYGPHYVKVRKLCTLELFSMKRIDALRPIREDEVTAMIESIFKDCTENKGKPLVLREYLGMMAFLHITRLTFGKRFMDENGVVDEQGQELKEILHEGIRLSSRKSFFAEFIPLLRFLNKDNEALANVNARTDKFTKMIMEEHTLARQKTGNTKSHFVDALLTLQKEYELSEDTIISLLWDMISAGMDTTSITVEWAMAEMVRNPRVQHKIQEELDRVVGTDRIMTESDIANLPYLQCTIKECFRMHPPTPLMLPHKASTNVKIGGYDVPKGATVSVNVWALARDPSVWKDPLEFRPERFVEEDVDMKGTDFRLLPFGSGRRICPGAQLAIFLVSSMVGHMMHHFTWTPPTGMKPEDMDMMEQPGTVTYMRTPIQAIATPRLSDNLYKRVT, encoded by the exons ATGGCGCTACCACTTCTCATCCTCGCATTTCTCACCGTTTTCGTGGCCTACAAACTCTACCAACGCTTCCAATTCAAGCTTCCTCCCGGCCCCCGCCCTCTCCCAATCGTTGGGAACCTGTACGACTTCAAGCCAGTTCTCGTACGCTGCTTCCAAGATTGGTCCAAAGTATACGGACCCATCGTCTCCGTGTTCTTCGGGTCGCAGCACAGCGTTATAGTCCACACCCCTGAGCTGGCAAAACAAGTTTTGAAAGATAATGATCTACAGCTGGCGTACAGGAACAGGACGAGGCAGATTGCGAAGGTCAGCAGAAATGGGATGGATTTGATTTGGTCAGATTATGGGCCTCACTATGTAAAAGTTAGGAAGCTGTGTACGCTTGAGCTTTTCTCGATGAAAAGGATTGATGCCTTGAGACCCATTAGAGAAGATGAGGTCACTGCCATGATTGAATCCATTTTCAAGGACTGTACTG AAAACAAGGGCAAACCTTTGGTGTTGCGCGAGTACTTGGGAATGATGGCGTTTCTTCACATAACGCGACTCACTTTCGGGAAAAGATTCATGGACGAAAATGGTGTCGTTGACGAACAGGGACAAGAATTGAAGGAAATTCTTCACGAGGGGATTAGGTTGAGCTCAAGAAAATCTTTCTTCGCAGAGTTCATCCCTTTGTTACGGTTCTTGAACAAAGACAATGAGGCACTCGCGAACGTTAATGCTCGCACTGACAAATTTACAAAAATGATCATGGAAGAACACACTCTTGCACGACAGAAGACGGGGAATACCAAGAGTCATTTCGTCGATGCGTTGCTAACGCTGCAAAAGGAATATGAACTTAGTGAAGACACCATTATCAGTCTCCTTTGG GATATGATCTCCGCTGGCATGGATACCACTTCTATCACCGTGGAATGGGCGATGGCCGAGATGGTTAGAAACCCGAGGGTTCAACACAAGATTCAGGAGGAGCTCGACCGTGTGGTTGGTACAGACCGTATCATGACGGAATCGGATATAGCCAATCTCCCTTACTTGCAATGCACGATAAAGGAATGCTTTAGGATGCACCCTCCAACGCCACTGATGCTCCCTCACAAGGCCAGTACCAATGTAAAGATCGGTGGCTATGATGTCCCGAAAGGAGCCACTGTTAGTGTCAACGTGTGGGCCCTTGCTAGGGATCCTTCAGTGTGGAAAGACCCTCTGGAGTTCAGACCCGAGCGGTTTGTTGAGGAGGATGTAGACATGAAGGGAACCGATTTTCGGCTACTTCCCTTCGGTTCGGGTAGGCGTATCTGCCCTGGCGCACAGCTTGCTATATTTTTGGTGAGCTCTATGGTAGGACATATGATGCACCATTTCACCTGGACTCCACCAACGGGAATGAAGCCTGAAGATATGGACATGATGGAGCAACCTGGGACTGTCACTTACATGAGAACTCCTATTCAAGCTATTGCCACACCAAGATTGTCTGATAATTTATACAAACGTGTGACATAG
- the LOC142552053 gene encoding WAT1-related protein At5g07050-like → MEGKGWFGRFLDKAKPYIAMICLQFGYAGMNIITKVSLNRGMSHYVLVVYRHAFATAVIAPFAILLERKVRPKITFTIFLQLFVLGLLGPVIDQNLYYAGLKFTSPTYSCAMSNMLPAMTFVMAVICRMEKLNLKKIRCQAKVVGTLITVCGAMLMTLYKGDVINMVWSKYIHPKQSYAPEATSAHATQEDWIKGSILLIIATLAWASFFILQAITLRKYTAQLSLTALVCFLGTLQSIVVTLVMEHKTDAWVIGWDMNLLAAAYAGIVSSGIAYYVQGLVMQKRGPVFVTAFSPLMMIIVAIMGSFILAEKIFVGGVLGAVLIVIGLYAVLWGKQKEKGGCEILEPEKGTTENNQNATEMEDIEANFVEAEKNGAKKLCALSVSAPMPQPPMNCH, encoded by the exons ATGGAAGGAAAAGGATGGTTTGGCAGATTTCTTGACAAGGCAAAGCCTTACATAGCCATGATTTGTTTACAATTCGGGTATGCTGGAATGAATATCATTACGAAAGTTTCTCTTAACAGAGGAATGAGCCATTATGTGCTTGTGGTCTATAGACATGCCTTTGCTACTGCAGTTATTGCCCCCTTTGCTATTCTACTCGAAAG GAAAGTGAGGCCAAAGATTACATTTACGATTTTCCTGCAGCTGTTTGTCTTGGGACTTCTGGG GCCCGTGATTGATCAAAACTTGTACTACGCTGGTCTTAAATTTACTTCGCCAACGTATTCATGCGCCATGAGCAACATGCTACCTGCAATGACCTTTGTTATGGCAGTCATATGCAG GATGGAGAAACTTAATTTGAAGAAAATAAGGTGCCAAGCAAAGGTGGTGGGAACACTGATAACAGTTTGTGGAGCCATGCTCATGACATTATATAAAGGAGATGTCATAAACATGGTATGGTCAAAATACATACATCCTAAGCAGTCCTATGCTCCTGAAGCTACTTCTGCTCATGCCACTCAAGAAGATTGGATTAAGGGTTCAATTCTTCTTATCATTGCCACTCTGGCCTGGGCTTCTTTCTTCATTCttcag gCTATCACATTGAGGAAATACACAGCACAACTTTCACTCACAGCCCTTGTGTGCTTTTTGGGAACATTGCAATCCATTGTTGTGACTTTGGTGATGGAGCACAAAACAGATGCTTGGGTCATTGGTTGGGACATGAACCTGTTAGCTGCTGCATATgct GGTATTGTCTCTTCGGGCATTGCATATTACGTGCAAGGCTTGGTGATGCAAAAAAGAGGGCCAGTTTTTGTCACCGCTTTCAGTCCATTGATGATGATTATCGTAGCAATCATGGGCTCTTTCATCTTGGCTGAAAAAATATTTGTCGGAGG TGTTCTCGGAGCAGTGCTGATTGTGATTGGACTGTACGCAGTTCTATGGgggaaacaaaaagaaaaaggagGATGTGAAATTCTTGAACCAGAAAAGGGTACAACTGAAAACAATCAAAATGCCACCGAGATGGAAGATATTGAAGCAAATTTTGTAGAAGCGGAGAAAAATGGAGCTAAAAAATTGTGCGCTTTATCAGTTAGTGCTCCGATGCCACAGCCTCCCATGAATTGCCATTGA
- the LOC142552052 gene encoding psbP domain-containing protein 6, chloroplastic-like — MAAISSLFTPNPTSNFLFSNPISSQSSSRKSHQNLNLLLPNLSRREFLNGSVALLPLAVSPPSPSQAREVEVGSYLPVSPTDSSFVLFKATTKDTPALRAGNVQPYQFMLPPTWKQQRVANILSGNYCQPKCAEPWVEVKFEDEKQGKVQVVASPLIRLTNKPNATIEEIGTPEKLIASLGPFVTGNSYDPDELLETSVEKIGDQTYYKYVLETPFALTGSHNLAKATAKGSTVVLFVASANDKQWPTSEKTLQAILESFVV, encoded by the exons ATGGCAGCTATTTCTTCACTTTTCACTCCAAATCCAACATCAAATTTCCTATTTTCCAACCCAATTTCCTCCCAGTCATCCTCTCGCAAGTCCCATCAAAATCTCAATTTGCTGCTGCCAAATCTTTCGAGAAGAGAGTTCTTGAACGGATCAGTTGCTTTGCTTCCATTAGCGGTCTCTCCTCCTTCACCTTCACAAGCCAGAGAAGTTGAGGTGGGATCCTACCTCCCCGTATCGCCTACGGATTCCTCGTTCGTTCTTTTCAAAGCCACCACTAAAGACACCCCTGCTCTACGTGCAG GAAATGTACAGCCTTACCAGTTTATGCTTCCACCGACTTGGAAACAGCAGCGAGTGGCTAATATATTATCGGGCAACTACTGCCAACCTAAGTGTGCAGAGCCGTGGGTGGAGGTAAAGTTTGAGGATGAAAAACAAGGAAAAGTTCAGGTGGTGGCTTCACCTTTGATACGCCTTACGAATAAACCCAATGCAACAATCGAAGAGATAGGGACCCCAGAGAAGCTCATCGCGTCTCTTGGCCCTTTTGTCACCGGAAATTCATATGATCCTGATGAATTACTCGAAACTTCTGTAGAGAAAATTGGTGATCAAACG TACTATAAATACGTTCTGGAGACTCCGTTTGCTCTCACGGGATCACACAATCTTGCGAAGGCGACAGCTAAAGGAAGCACGGTCGTCTTGTTTGTGGCCAGTGCCAACGATAAACAATGGCCGACGTCAGAGAAAACGTTACAAGCTATTCTGGAATCCTTCGTGGTGTGA